From the genome of Symphalangus syndactylus isolate Jambi chromosome 7, NHGRI_mSymSyn1-v2.1_pri, whole genome shotgun sequence, one region includes:
- the OC90 gene encoding otoconin-90 — MIAFLLTSVLMIPRAGGHPLDTPHFPQELPPGLPNNINITFFSGMFKNVESVAEIFDCLGPHFTWLQAVFTNFPVLIQFVNGMKCVAGLCPRDFEDYGCACRFEMEGLPVDESDSCCFQHRRCYEEAAEMDCLQDPAKLSTEVDCVGKKIICESKDNCEHLLCTCDKAAIECLARSNLNSSLNYLDTSFCLAQTPETTIKEELTTLLPRVVPVEPTDTSLTALSGEEAGQDQEGVGAARATSPPGSAEIVVTRVTAEVVTLVPAGIKSLGLAVSSVENGPEETTEKACDRFTFLHLGSGDNMQVMPQLGEMLFCLTSRCPEEFESYGCYCGQEGRGEPRDDLDRCCFSHHCCLEQVRRLGCLLERLPRSPVVCVDHTPKCGGQSLCEKLLCACDQTAAECMASASFNQSLKSPSRLGCPGQPAACEDSLHPVPAAPTLGSSSEEDSEEDPPQEDLGRVKRFLRKSLSPLGIGPLHGR, encoded by the exons ATGATTGCGTTTCTCCTCACAAGTGTGCTGATGATCCCCCGTGCCG GGGGCCATCCTCTGGACACCCCACATTTTCCACAGGAGCTGCCTCCAGGACTCCCAAACAATATCA ATATCACATTCTTCAGTGGGATGTTTAAAAATGTGGAAAGCGTGGCTGAAATTTTTG atTGCCTGGGCCCCCACTTCACCTGGCTGCAGGCTGTCTTCACCAATTTCCCTGTGCTGATCCAGTTTGTCAATGGTATGAAGTGTGTGGCTGGTCTCTGCCCCCGAGACTTTGAAGACTATGGTTGCGCCTGCAGGTTTGAGATGGAAGGGTTGCCTGTGGATGAATCTGACAG CTGCTGCTTCCAGCACCGCAGGTGCTATGAGGAGGCCGCTGAGATGGACTGTCTCCAAGACCCTGCCAAGCTTAGCACAGAGGTCGATTGTGTCGGCAAGAAGATCATATGTG AGTCCAAGGACAActgtgagcacctgctgtgtaccTGTGATAAGGCTGCCATAGAGTGCTTGGCTCGGTCCAACCTCAACTCTTCCCTGAACTATCTGGACACCTCCTTCTGCCTGGCTCAGACTCCAG agACAACCATCAAGGAAGAGTTGACAACACTTCTGCCCAGAG TGGTTCCTGTGGAGCCCACAGACACCAGCCTGACAGCCCTTTCAGGAGAAG AAGCAGGCCAAGATCAGGAAGGAGTGGGAGCTGCTAGGGCTACGTCCCCTCCAG gATCTGCAGAGATAGTTGTAACAAGGGTTACAGCTGAAGTTGTAACCCTTGTCCCTGCTGGCATTAAATCTCTGGGGCTGGCAGTGTCATCTGTTGAAAATGGTCCTGAGGAGACAACTGAAAAAG CCTGTGACAGATTCACTTTCCTGCACCTGGGAAGTGGGGACAACATGCAGGTGATGCCACAGCTTGGAGAGATGCTCTTTTGTCTGACATCCCGGTGCCCAGAGGAATTTGAGTCTTATGGCTGTTACTGTGGACAAGAAGGAAGAGGCGAGCCAAGGGATGACCTGGACAG GTGCTGCTTCTCCCATCACTGCTGCCTAGAGCAAGTGAGAAGGCTGGGCTGCCTGCTCGAGAGGCTTCCTCGGTCACCAGTGGTGTGTGTGGATCATACGCCCAAGT GTGGGGGCCAAAGCCTGTGTGAGAAGTTGCTCTGTGCCTGTGACCAGACAGCAGCTGAGTGCATGGCCTCTGCCTCCTTTAACCAAAGCCTCAAGTCCCCAAGCAGACTCGGGTGCCCTGGGCAGCCAGCAGCCTGTGAAGACAGCCTGCACCCTGTGCCCGCAGCCCCCACCCTGGGCTCCAGCTCTGAGGAGGACAGCGAGGAGGACCCTCCACAGGAGGACCTCGGCAGAGTCAAGAGGTTTCTGCGGAAGTCACTGAGTCCCTTGGGGATCGGGCCCCTTCATGGAAGATAA